A genomic stretch from Telopea speciosissima isolate NSW1024214 ecotype Mountain lineage chromosome 7, Tspe_v1, whole genome shotgun sequence includes:
- the LOC122669636 gene encoding protein DMP2-like: protein MADKALKGMSNLLRLLPTGTVFMFQVLNPLFTSNGHCHTVNKVFTGLLLVFCAFSCCFSCFTDSYVGSDGVVHYGIATLTGLWPSPASDSVNLSSYKIRFGDFVHAFWTLIVFAVVSLLDPNTMNCYYPSFVIGEKVLVMILPPVVGFLASLVFFCFPRKRHGIGNPAT from the coding sequence ATGGCAGATAAGGCATTAAAGGGTATGAGCAATCTTCTTAGGCTTCTACCCACTGGTACTGTCTTCATGTTTCAAGTCCTTAATCCACTCTTCACCAGTAATGGACATTGTCACACTGTCAACAAGGTCTTTACAGGTCTTCTCCTTGTCTTCTGTGCCTTCTCCTGttgtttttcatgttttacaGACAGTTACGTGGGGAGCGATGGAGTGGTTCATTATGGGATTGCAACTCTCACCGGCCTTTGGCCTTCACCAGCTTCAGATTCTGTGAATTTGTCATCATACAAGATtagatttggggattttgttcATGCCTTCTGGACACTTATTGTATTTGCAGTGGTTTCTCTATTGGACCCAAACACTATGAACTGTTACTATCCATCGTTTGTGATCGGTGAGAAGGTTTTGGTGATGATTTTGCCACCCGTGGTTGGTTTTCTTGCCAGTCTAGTGTTCTTCTGCTTCCCCAGAAAACGTCACGGGATTGGGAACCCTGCAACCTAA